The proteins below come from a single Ptychodera flava strain L36383 chromosome 6, AS_Pfla_20210202, whole genome shotgun sequence genomic window:
- the LOC139135339 gene encoding ATP-binding cassette sub-family C member 9-like, whose amino-acid sequence MASSEQTCLVKMCDNSTHCHQSQRYLDILYCGIHLCFLLLLSLVLIILGCFTALQNCSSKMLIPYPGHKRKWIMSSLLILVLLCGVGEGVLTDLTRNSVTQPHLYVPQSCAMLCGLISLVYYNYLEYWNRPHLTWLLFLYWPTAVAIDVVRLIKQTEEIGFDITIMRQVVILTCIVIYGCMLCLEVNLIRTKILGWCYNEKAYPTDVNNKRMFYRFNYGNLLSKVMFSSLNWLFVLGYQRPLEMDDLGCLPSDFECRNVYKVFKKAYDSEKARALQKNRPSSLWKAYVRAYGRQILLGVSINVLADICLIVIPLAIGGVISYATREYFSEEQPTENLCYVTINEFFRNGYVLVLVICVSTLARAVLLRLSHIMFDWYAIRVQSALQAFTYEKSLHLSTSSLSSGDMTVGQITNHMSVDATAIFWFTMYQPWLWTGPIIARNIHLYRYICVCVYDSYNIH is encoded by the exons ATGGCCTCGTCCGAACAGACATGCTTAGTTAAAATGTGCGACAATTCAACTCACTGCCACCAAAGTCAACGCTATCTCGATATTTTGTATTGTGGAATACACCTGTGCTTCCTCCTTCTTCTGTCTTTGGTCCTGATCATACTCGGATGTTTCACAGCACTGCAAAACTGTTCATCGAAAATGCTTATACCATATCCGGGACACAAAAGAAAATGGATTATGTCAAGTCTCTTGATTTTAGTGTTACTCTGTGGCGTTGGTGAAGGTGTTTTAACAGATCTGACCAGGAACTCCGTAACACAACCTCATCTCTATGTACCTCAGTCGTGTGCAATGCTCTGTGGACTAATAAGTTTAGTGTACTATAACTACCTTGAATATTGGAATCGACCTCACTTGACCTGGTTGTTGTTTCTGTATTGGCCGACTGCTGTCGCTATTGACGTTGTAAGACTAATCAAACAAACAGAGGAAATTGGGTTTGATATTACCATAATGAGACAAGTGGTTATCCTTACATGCATCGTTATCTACGGATGTATGCTCTGTCTGGAAGTTAACTTAATACGAACAAAG ATTTTAGGTTGGTGTTACAACGAAAAGGCTTATCCTACCGATGTCAATAACAAGAGGATGTTCTACCGCTTCAACTACGGTAATCTGTTATCGAAGGTGATGTTTTCGTCTCTTAATTGGTTGTTCGTTCTCGGGTACCAGCGACCATTAGAGATGGATGATCTTGGGTGCTTGCCGTCGGATTTTGAATGCCGAAACGTGTACAAAGTTTTCAAGAAAGCATATGACTCAGAGAAA GCAAGAGCTCTTCAGAAAAACAGACCATCGTCTTTGTGGAAAGCCTACGTGAGAGCGTACGGTCGGCAGATATTACTGGGAGTGTCCATCAATGTGCTCGCAGATATCTGTCTCATTGTGATTCCTTTGGCCATTGGGGGCGTAATTAGCTACGCAACAAGAGAGTACTTTAGCGAAGAACAACCAACTGAAAAC CTGTGCTACGTAACAATAAACGAGTTCTTCAGGAACGGATATGTTCTTGTGCTTGTCATCTGTGTGTCTACGCTTGCCAGGGCCGTTCTGTTACGACTTTCACATATTATGTTCGATTGGTATGCTATACGTGTACAGTCAGCCCTTCAG GCTTTTACTTATGAAAAATCGTTACATCTGTCGACTTCAAGTCTATCGAGCGGTGACATGACTGTTGGGCAGATAACGAATCACATGTCAGTGGATGCGACTGCGATCTTTTGGTTCACAATGTACCAGCCATGGTTGTGGACGGGACCAATAATTgcaagaaatattcatttatatagatatatatgtgtatgCGTGTATGACAGTTATAACATTCACTGA